From Marivirga harenae, one genomic window encodes:
- a CDS encoding sulfite exporter TauE/SafE family protein, whose translation MTLIEIIGFLSAAIIGISLGLIGGGGSILTVPVLVYLLGVNPVTATAYSLFIVGFSSLLGGVNYARKGLVDYKTGIVFTIPAFISVYLTRLLLVPALPDTFFSINGFEFTKSIGIMVLFALLMIAASYSMIKDKKALKKELKDVDAPKKYNYPLIIIEGLVVGALTGLVGAGGGFLIIPALVVLAKLPMKQAVGTSLLIIAAKSLIGFIGDIQSGSDIDWIFLGIFTAIAGSGIYIGSYLSNLVDGQKLKKGFGWFVLIMGSFMIVKELFL comes from the coding sequence ATGACATTGATAGAGATAATAGGATTTTTAAGTGCAGCAATTATCGGCATTTCTTTAGGACTGATTGGTGGAGGAGGATCAATCCTGACGGTTCCAGTCTTAGTATATTTATTAGGAGTTAATCCTGTCACGGCTACGGCATATTCACTTTTTATTGTAGGTTTTAGCTCACTTTTAGGTGGAGTAAATTATGCTAGAAAAGGATTAGTTGATTACAAAACAGGGATCGTTTTCACGATTCCCGCTTTTATTTCGGTATATCTTACTCGCTTGTTATTGGTACCTGCATTGCCTGATACCTTCTTTTCAATCAATGGTTTTGAATTCACCAAATCAATTGGGATAATGGTACTTTTTGCCTTGTTGATGATCGCTGCTTCCTACTCAATGATCAAAGACAAAAAAGCATTAAAAAAAGAGTTGAAGGATGTAGATGCACCAAAAAAATATAATTATCCACTAATAATTATCGAAGGATTAGTAGTAGGGGCTTTAACTGGCTTGGTTGGAGCTGGAGGAGGTTTCTTAATTATTCCTGCTTTAGTTGTGTTAGCAAAATTGCCAATGAAGCAAGCTGTTGGTACTTCCCTCTTAATTATAGCCGCAAAATCACTAATTGGGTTTATAGGAGATATTCAATCAGGCAGTGATATTGACTGGATATTTTTAGGGATTTTCACTGCGATTGCTGGCTCGGGTATTTATATTGGTTCATACTTATCTAACCTAGTTGATGGACAGAAGCTGAAAAAAGGTTTTGGATGGTTTGTCTTAATAATGGGATCTTTCATGATCGTGAAAGAATTGTTTTTGTAG
- a CDS encoding MBL fold metallo-hydrolase: MNIKHFYDEALAQGSFAIESEGKVALIDPSRDIKPYLDFADQHDAKIVAVFETHPHADFISSHLELQKKFGAEIFINEKVGVNYDFKHMGHGNHVKIGNVTFKALFTPGHSPDHNSYLLLDENGKQKAVFTGDSLFVGDVGRPDLREGAGNIQVSGKDLAGMMYDTINNVFSELSDETIVYPAHGAGSLCGKNMSSELSSTIANEKANNWAFQIEDKDKFVDAFLEGQSFIPKYFPNSVEVNRKGAAELETSVKNASRKEAIEIPKGSIIIDSRAKEAFKKGHLKGAINIQNQEADKFETWLGSIVGPEEEYYLIAENENELEFAIYRAAKIGYESNLVAGVINPKGEIVTDASVNLEDFKNNPDAYTIIDIRNKSEVADGKFFDSALNIPLPELRERVNEIDTQKPVIVHCAGGYRSAAGFSIIKSKLPTAKVYDLSDEVNEFK, encoded by the coding sequence ATGAATATTAAACATTTTTATGACGAGGCTTTAGCTCAGGGTTCATTTGCAATTGAAAGTGAAGGTAAGGTGGCATTAATTGATCCATCGAGAGATATAAAGCCTTATTTAGATTTTGCCGATCAACATGATGCAAAGATTGTAGCGGTGTTTGAAACCCATCCGCATGCTGATTTTATCAGTAGCCATTTAGAGCTGCAGAAAAAGTTCGGAGCAGAGATATTTATAAATGAAAAAGTGGGTGTGAATTATGACTTCAAACATATGGGTCACGGAAATCATGTGAAAATTGGTAATGTTACATTTAAAGCACTATTTACACCTGGACATTCACCTGATCATAATTCATATTTATTGCTAGATGAAAATGGAAAGCAAAAGGCTGTGTTCACAGGTGATTCCTTATTTGTGGGTGATGTAGGCCGTCCCGACCTGAGAGAAGGAGCTGGGAATATTCAGGTAAGCGGGAAAGATTTGGCGGGCATGATGTACGATACAATAAATAATGTCTTCTCAGAATTATCAGATGAAACAATTGTATATCCTGCTCATGGTGCGGGATCACTTTGTGGTAAAAACATGAGTAGTGAGTTGAGCAGTACTATAGCTAATGAAAAGGCTAATAATTGGGCTTTCCAGATAGAGGATAAAGATAAGTTTGTTGATGCTTTTTTAGAAGGACAATCCTTTATTCCAAAATATTTTCCGAATAGTGTTGAAGTCAACCGAAAAGGAGCAGCGGAACTTGAAACGTCCGTTAAGAATGCCAGTAGAAAAGAGGCAATAGAGATTCCAAAGGGATCAATTATTATAGATTCAAGAGCCAAAGAGGCTTTTAAGAAAGGTCATTTAAAAGGTGCCATTAATATTCAGAATCAGGAGGCTGATAAATTTGAAACATGGTTGGGTTCGATTGTTGGTCCAGAGGAGGAGTATTATTTAATAGCAGAAAACGAAAATGAATTGGAGTTTGCAATTTATAGAGCTGCTAAAATAGGGTATGAGTCTAATCTCGTAGCAGGAGTAATTAATCCAAAAGGGGAAATAGTAACAGATGCATCAGTAAATCTTGAGGATTTCAAAAATAACCCAGATGCTTACACCATAATTGATATCAGAAATAAATCGGAAGTTGCTGATGGAAAGTTTTTTGATTCAGCTCTTAATATCCCACTACCAGAATTACGAGAAAGAGTAAATGAAATTGATACTCAGAAACCCGTTATTGTGCACTGTGCGGGTGGGTACCGTTCAGCAGCTGGTTTTAGCATTATTAAAAGTAAATTACCCACGGCTAAAGTGTACGATTTAAGCGATGAGGTTAATGAGTTTAAATGA
- a CDS encoding RNA polymerase sigma factor, protein MYAVQNEDLISQAQTGDTYAQSELVREWYPRIYNYAFKYFGDADLASEATQQTFIAMHHKIGQLKECDKFKPWIYTIVTNICRQESRKGKRHRWLSFDQLLSKQEEDSSPAWEVSKPRESNPEQSYLQGELGDILTKCLQQLSKDQREVLIMKEYEGLKFREIAEALNTSENTVKSRLYYAFSHMRKLLAKENITEKSLRYEN, encoded by the coding sequence ATGTACGCGGTGCAAAACGAAGATTTAATATCACAAGCTCAAACAGGAGACACTTACGCCCAGAGCGAATTGGTAAGGGAGTGGTATCCGCGTATTTATAATTATGCTTTCAAATATTTTGGCGATGCTGATTTAGCCTCAGAAGCAACACAGCAGACTTTCATTGCCATGCATCATAAGATTGGGCAATTAAAAGAATGCGATAAGTTCAAACCCTGGATTTACACTATTGTCACGAATATTTGTAGGCAAGAAAGTAGAAAAGGAAAAAGACACCGATGGCTCAGTTTTGATCAGTTGTTATCCAAACAAGAGGAAGATAGTAGCCCTGCATGGGAAGTTTCGAAACCACGAGAAAGCAATCCTGAGCAAAGCTATTTGCAAGGAGAATTGGGAGATATTTTGACAAAATGTCTGCAGCAACTCAGCAAAGATCAAAGGGAAGTATTGATTATGAAAGAATATGAAGGCTTGAAATTTAGGGAAATAGCGGAGGCATTGAATACTTCTGAAAACACAGTTAAATCAAGATTGTACTATGCATTTTCCCATATGAGGAAATTATTAGCAAAAGAAAACATTACAGAAAAAAGTTTAAGATATGAAAACTGA
- a CDS encoding fructose-1,6-bisphosphatase, translated as MPLDKKYLKLLSEKYPNKLSVSTKIVSLSSILNLTKGAEIFISDVHGEHEAFQHLMRNGSGVIKQKIEELFTCELSANDLAQLATLIYYPQEKLELIKENSENLKAFYLKTIVRLIQLTRDFASIYASKKLKSLLPEGFNEIITELVAERDLGDENDYYEHLINSIIEIDQADELIIQLSFFIQKLAIHKVHIIGDVYDRGPGAEIIMDELMNHYSVDFQWGNHDIVWMGAACGSEACIANVLRLSLRYANTNTLERGYGINLLPLASFALEYYKNDKGIIFNPKVAPDEIHSSSEEWLNRLMHKAISIIQFKLEHQLVKRRPEFGMNDRLFMSEIDLRNGKVKIEGKSYPLKDRYFPTLENGNLTKLHPEERFLMDQLVESFQKSTKLQAHAKFLFEKGSMYKVTNKNLLYHGCIPLNSNGLLKAVRIDHRSYKGKALMDYFDKQVQLAFAARNESEEKLKGVDILWYLWAGPDSPIFGKHKMATFERYFIEDKSIQIENKNYYYNYRDNAETCKMILEDFGLGSEAVILNGHVPVSVKEGESPIKGAGRLVVIDGGFSKAYQDQTGIAGFTLMHNCYGRQLIAHETFESQKIAIADEKDIAYSEVFLDQSESKQRIRDVDDGKNIKERIADLKELLLAYRTGELKEKTI; from the coding sequence ATGCCATTGGACAAAAAATACCTCAAACTCCTTTCTGAAAAGTACCCAAATAAATTATCGGTTTCTACAAAAATAGTTTCATTAAGTTCAATCTTGAATTTAACCAAAGGGGCTGAGATATTCATTAGTGATGTTCATGGTGAACATGAAGCGTTCCAACATCTAATGCGCAATGGATCAGGCGTTATTAAACAGAAAATTGAGGAGCTTTTTACCTGTGAACTTTCAGCAAATGATTTGGCGCAATTGGCGACACTCATCTACTATCCTCAGGAAAAGCTAGAGTTAATCAAGGAAAATTCCGAAAATCTAAAAGCGTTTTATCTCAAAACAATTGTCAGATTAATCCAATTAACAAGAGATTTTGCTTCTATCTATGCAAGCAAAAAACTGAAGAGCTTATTACCAGAGGGCTTTAATGAAATTATTACTGAATTAGTGGCAGAACGAGATTTGGGTGATGAGAATGATTATTATGAGCATCTTATCAATAGTATTATCGAAATTGATCAAGCTGATGAATTAATTATCCAATTGTCATTTTTCATTCAAAAATTAGCCATACATAAAGTCCATATTATTGGTGATGTTTATGACAGAGGCCCAGGTGCAGAAATAATTATGGATGAGCTAATGAATCATTATTCGGTTGATTTTCAGTGGGGCAATCATGATATTGTGTGGATGGGTGCAGCATGTGGTTCAGAAGCCTGCATAGCCAATGTCCTTCGATTATCTTTAAGGTATGCCAATACCAACACTCTGGAGCGAGGCTATGGAATCAACCTATTGCCTTTGGCATCCTTTGCGCTAGAGTACTATAAAAATGATAAAGGTATTATTTTCAATCCAAAAGTAGCTCCTGATGAAATCCACAGCAGCTCAGAAGAATGGTTGAATCGGCTGATGCACAAGGCCATATCTATTATTCAATTCAAGTTGGAGCATCAGCTCGTAAAACGCAGACCTGAATTCGGTATGAATGACAGACTATTTATGTCTGAAATAGATTTAAGAAATGGGAAAGTAAAAATAGAAGGAAAATCTTATCCCTTAAAAGATCGGTATTTTCCAACTCTAGAAAATGGTAACCTTACCAAATTGCATCCTGAGGAAAGATTTTTAATGGATCAATTAGTAGAATCATTTCAAAAGAGCACTAAACTTCAAGCCCATGCTAAGTTTCTTTTTGAGAAAGGCAGCATGTATAAAGTTACCAATAAGAACTTATTGTATCATGGCTGTATTCCCTTGAATTCAAATGGTCTCTTAAAAGCAGTTCGAATCGACCACAGATCTTATAAGGGTAAAGCATTAATGGATTATTTTGATAAGCAAGTTCAATTAGCTTTTGCAGCCCGAAACGAATCCGAAGAAAAACTTAAAGGCGTAGATATTCTTTGGTACTTATGGGCTGGTCCAGACTCCCCAATTTTTGGGAAACATAAAATGGCAACATTTGAACGTTATTTCATAGAAGACAAAAGTATTCAGATCGAAAATAAGAACTACTATTACAACTACCGTGATAATGCGGAGACTTGTAAAATGATTTTGGAAGATTTTGGCCTCGGGTCTGAAGCTGTGATTCTAAATGGTCACGTTCCGGTTTCTGTAAAAGAAGGAGAAAGTCCTATAAAGGGAGCGGGAAGGCTAGTCGTTATTGACGGTGGATTTTCAAAGGCCTATCAAGATCAAACAGGAATAGCGGGATTTACTTTGATGCATAATTGCTACGGTAGACAGTTAATTGCACACGAAACTTTTGAAAGCCAGAAGATCGCAATAGCCGATGAAAAAGATATTGCTTATAGCGAAGTTTTTCTTGATCAATCAGAAAGCAAACAACGGATCAGAGACGTAGATGATGGGAAAAATATAAAAGAACGAATCGCTGATTTGAAGGAATTATTACTTGCATACAGGACTGGAGAACTAAAAGAGAAGACTATTTAA